ATCTACGCCCAAATAGCAAAGTCGAAGAGTCTGCTTTTGGGGGATCGTCTCACAGCCAGCTTTAGAGTCCCAAAATCAGAGCTAGATGCTAAAGAAAAGTTTGAGGAATTGCTTGTCCTGGCCAGTCCCGGAAACAGGGAAGTCTTGAAGAAATTGCTTGAATCCATTTTTCCAAGGCTCGCTTGGGCAGTAAAGGGAGAGAGTCACGTCGGTGACTACGAAGCGCAGTGGGAGAAGGAGCTTCGAATCTGTCATCCGAAAATGTTCGATCGTTATTTTATGCAATCTATTGCGAAGGGAGATATTTCGCAGGGCGACTTAAATCGAATCATATCTACTTCCGAAAAAGGCGAACTACTGAGGCTTCTGAAGCAGTTAGTCAGTGAGGGTAGTATCGAGGTAGCAATTGGTCGACTCTTGGGCCGAAAAAATGAAATACCCAGTGAGCGGCTGGAGACGTTCCTAACCTCAATTTTCGATATCGGAGATCAGATCCCAATGGAAGACTTGGGAGTGCTTGGAATGGGGGCCGACGCGAACGCTTGCAGGCTTGTTTACCATTCACTGATTTGCGAACCAGACGAGGTGAAAAGGAGCGCCATGCTGCTCAATTGTTTTAAGAACACCGTCGGAAACTGGTTGCCGATTCGGAAGCTTGCTACGGAAGTGCAGTCGCAAGAAGAGGGGACGGTCGACAAACGAATATTAGTTGATTCGGATCTTGCGGTGGCTAAAGATTTGGTGCTCGCGAGAATTCGTGGGAGCGGACTGAAAGAGATTGAGGGGCCAAGGCTCTTGTACTGCTTGTGGCGATGGAAGCAGTGGGTTAGCGATGACGAGCCAAGAGATTGGGTTCGCGGTGAGATTCAAGATTTTCCGGGGGCCGTCCGTATCGCCAAAGCCTTTACCAATCCAATCCATGTTTCCGATGGGGCCAGCTCTAAAATCGTTAAAGAGTTCAAATTGACCCAGTTTGAAGAATTTGGAGTCGTCGAAGATCTTGAAGCGGCATTAGCTCCAATTTTCAGTGCTCGTACTTTAGAGGAATTCAAAAAATTAGGTGCGTCAGAGAGAGTTGCAGTAGAAGCATTTACTAAAGCAATGGTGAGGCGTAAAAATGGCCTACCCGATGACTGGCGCTACGATACAACGGAAGATGACTGAAAGGGTCGCGGGTGACGTGGACGGTGACATACACCAAATCCGCACCATAGAGAGCCGCCCATGCGGACTCTCTTAACCTCAATCCAGAAAGGATTTAGAAAAAGTGCTCCCTGTTGGAGTCGAACCAACAACCTACTGATTAAGAGTCAGTTGCTCTGCCGATTGAGCTAAAGGAGCGTTTTTTGGGGGACGCGTCTGCTTGTTGGCAGGTTCGCTTCCCTCAGAATTCCATAATGTAACGCTAACATCGGCCGTTACCAAGGCGGTCACCATGTTTTCCGGTCCGTTTTTATTCGCTGGCGCCTCCTGGGGTGCTGTCGGAGAGCATTTCTAGCTGTTTCATCTTGCGATAGAGGTTCGAGCGGTGCATGCCGATTTTTTCGGCCGCGGCGCTGATGTTGCCTTGGGCGGCGTCGACGTGACGCTGGATATAACGTCTTTGAAATTCAGCAGTTGCGTCGTTTAGCGGCAGATTCATTGGGGTGTCGTCGTGCGAATCTAGCGAGTGGAACTGCAGCGACTCGGGTTGGATTACCTCTTCGCTGTGCAGGAAGATCACCCGCTCCATTGTGTTGCGCAGTTCGCGTACATTGCCGGGCCATGGGTGGGCCAACAGGCGTCGCTGGGCCGCATCGGCCAGGGTCGGCGTTTGGCGGCCGGTTTTCAGGGAGAAATGGTGCAAAAAGTGGTTGGCCAGCGTGATCACGTCGGCGCCCCGTTCGCGGAGCGGCGGCAGTTCGATCGTTACGACGTGCAGGCGAAAGAAGAGGTCCTCGCGGAACTTCTTTTCGCGGACCAGTTCGCCCAGATCTCGATTGGTCGCGGCGATGATGCGGACGTCGACCTGGATCTCGGTCGTGCCGCCGACCCGCAGGATGAGTTGGTCTTCGAGAACGCGCAACAGCTTCGCTTGGCCGGCCAGGCTGAGATCGCCGATCTCGTCGAGAAACAGAGTGCCGCCGTCGGCCATTTCAAACTTGCCGGGGCGCGTTTCGTCGGCCCCGGTAAAGGCGCCCTTCTCGCGGCCGAACAGTTCGCTTTCGAGCAGCGTGTCTGGCACCGCGGCGCAGTTGACGGCGACCAGCGGCTGAGCGCGACGATCGCTGCGAAAGTGGATCGACTGGCTGACGACTTCTTTGCCGGTTCCGTTTTCGCCCAACACCAGCACCGGCAGATTCGACTCGGCGACGCGACGGATCGTGCCGCGCAACGTGGCGATCGCCGGGCAATCGCCGATCAGCTCGGCGGCTGCTGCGGCGGCGTCGGCCAGGCGATTGCGGCTGGCCAAGATGCGTTCGGTCTCTTGGGTGTTTTCGAGCGCCGACGAGGCATGTGCGGCCAGTTCGGTCAGGCCAAGCTGGTCTTCGGCCGTAAAGTTGCCGAGTTGCTTGTTGATCAGCTCGAACGCGCCGAAGATTCGCCCGCGGCGTCCGACGAGCGGCACGCAGAGCAGATTACGCGTATGAAAAGCGAGGGACTGATCGATGTCGCGGTTGATTTCGTCTTTTTCGAGTTCGTCAACGCGGCGAGGCTCGCCGGTTTGGACGACGTGGCCGACCACGCCGCGATCGTCCGGCACGCGGAGTTCGCCTCCTTCGATGCCGAGGGCGGGCCGGCCGACGAGCGTTTTTTTCGGGCGATCCCAGAGGAAGATGCTGGCCCGCTCGGATCCGAACAGTTCGGCGGCCGCTTCGGCCATTTCGGTCAGCAGCGTGTGCATGTCGCGGGTTTTTTGCCACGACTCGATGATGGTCAGCAGTTGCTCGAGACGTTTCAAGCGAGCCGATCGCGCAACGCGCTCGCGGATGAGCCCGACGCCGTAACCAAGCAGATGGGCGGTCAACGCGGCGCGGTATTGCAACGTTTTGATCCGTTCTGGCGTGCTGCAAACCGCCAGGACCAGCGAGAGCGATTTGTCGCCGTGGAGGGCCACGGTCAGCCAGCTTTCGGCCAGGACCGGCTCGCTGGCGTCGACCGCGGCGACCAAAGCCGGCGTCGGCAACGGATGGCGGCGGCCTGCTTCGGCGATGGGGGACCATTGGCCGAGATTGTCGCGGACGGCGACCGTCAGGTAATCGGCCGATCCGCGCTGAAAGATCGCGTCGAGCGCCGCGTGCAGGTACTTGTCGAGCCGATCTTCGGAGGTGGCCAGCGCGACGACTCGCAGATGCGCGGCGCCGATCAGATCACGCTGTTCGCCCAGGGAGAGGGCCGATTCGATTTCGTCGTAAAGGGCTCCGCCCATGCCTTGCTCCGCCGATGTCGTCAAAGGATAACGGCCCCATGTTATCAAATTGATTTGAGTTCGACGCCTGCCGTATCAGGAAGTCCGCTTTTGAGGAGGGCCGGAAACGGGTATTCTGGGCGATTATTACTACGGTTTACGAGCCGCATGACATTGGGCTAGGCGGAGGAGATCTCGCAGTGCAATTATTCGAAGGCAAAAAAGGGCTGATCGTCGGCGTCGCCAACAATCACTCGATCGCTTGGGCGATTGCTGAGCAAATTATGGCCGGCGGCGGCGTGTGCGGATTTACGCATCTGCCTGACAAGCCGGATGACGAACGCAAAAAGAACCGACATCGCGTCGGCAAGTTGATCGACGGCAACCCCAACGCCAAGTTTCTGGTTCCGCTGGACGTGCAGTCGAACGAGAACATCGCCGAAGTGATGGAAACGGCGAAGCAAGAATTGGGCGAGATCGACTTTTTGCTGCACTCGGTCGCCTATGCGTCGCTGGAGGACCTGCGGGTGCCGACGGTCGAATGCAGCCGTGAAGGTTTCAAGCTGGCGATGGACATCAGCGCCTATAGCATGATCGCCGTGACCAACGCCGCGCGGCCGATTTTGAGCAAAAACAGCTCGGTCTGCGCGATGACCTACTACGGCGGCGAGCGAATCGTGCCGGGCTACAACATGATGGGCGTCTGCAAAGCGGCGCTCGATTCGATCGTCAAATACCTGGCTTTCGACCTGGGGCCAGACGGGGTTCGCGTCAATGCGATCAGCGCCGGACCGCTGAAAACGTTGGCCAGCAGCGCCGTGGGCGCCAAAGGGATGACCGACCTGTACGCGGCGGTGTCGCCGCTGGGTGACAACATCACCCACGAGCAAGTCGGCAAAGCAGGCGCCTACTTGTTGTCAGACATGTCGCAAGGAGTGACGGCCGAGATCTTGCATGTCGACGGCGGCTACAACCAAATGGGGAGTCCGGGCCGATTGCTTGATTCGTACGCTGAGATGATCGCCAAATTGAAGTAGCGATCGTAGAGCGGCAAGAAAAACAGAACGCCGAGCCAGGGGGAATGTCATTCCCCTTGGCTCGGCGTCGTTGATTCGTACGTCATCAGCGGAAGCTTCGACGTCTACGTCGTGTTTTCTTGCCCAGCATCAGCACCAGGAAAACGACCACGAAGAAAAAAGCGTTCCCACCAATTGGCGGCACGTAGGCGAGTATCGTCTCGACGGATCGCGTGGGTCTTGCCGCGTCGTGTGCGAACCACGATCGCTTCTTGATCGATCTGCTCGATCACCCAGTATTTATCGACGTCGTAGGTATAAAACTCACCCCGTGGTTCGGGGTCGATATCGTGAGCGCGTGGACCGGGATGGGTCGTGTGTTTGGTCTTACGATAGACCACGGGATCCCCCGGCTTAAACATAGTGGTCTCCTTTCCATACATAAAGCATGACGGATTCTGCGCGCCAATCTTAGATTACTTGGGTTATCATTTTTCGTCAAATTAAAGAGCGTCATTTGGCGGACGCCGCTTCGGTGCGAAACAGATGTAGGGGAATACATAATTCCCTTTGTGGATACCTGACTTCCTTTATGGCTTTCTTATTGGAATTTTTTGTGCCGCAAAGTTGAAAGAAAAAGATTGCCGCCGCGGCTGGCAGAGGGTTAAAATAACGGCTCTCATCACAATCAAAAGACTCTCCCCGCTCATCCGTTTTTTACCTACTCATTAGGGAAAGGGGGACTGTGACGATGTCTCTTCAAACTTCTCAGAATCGTTCACCGGTGGCGGGCGATTTTATGGCTACCA
The nucleotide sequence above comes from Blastopirellula sp. J2-11. Encoded proteins:
- a CDS encoding P-loop NTPase fold protein; translation: MSDAAVLHSLSADRPINDLSEDKLNRGRFVIDLASAIKAWDGRDGLVIAIYGKWGEGKTSVKNVLLSLLQKASDGPTVVEFNPWSWSGEERLQRAFFEEIATSLGHCFDGELGTQLSRKWRTYADRLTLGSSVLDHLRFATEVSGVPWAPMLLSGMSSAMRASSKLSDEGAKVMEGREDNTVESLKRELSEELLKADRPVLIVLDDVDRLTSEEIRILFRLVKVNADFPNIIYLMLFDRKIVEQALGNVSGCDGCEYMEKIVQAGFDLPQIQWQEIDQCLIDGLNAVLSNEGMGQSLDETRWEAIYGRYLFAFFKSLRDVRRFLSTFTFEIGLFYKDKSLDVNFVDLVAIETIRVFEPKIYAQIAKSKSLLLGDRLTASFRVPKSELDAKEKFEELLVLASPGNREVLKKLLESIFPRLAWAVKGESHVGDYEAQWEKELRICHPKMFDRYFMQSIAKGDISQGDLNRIISTSEKGELLRLLKQLVSEGSIEVAIGRLLGRKNEIPSERLETFLTSIFDIGDQIPMEDLGVLGMGADANACRLVYHSLICEPDEVKRSAMLLNCFKNTVGNWLPIRKLATEVQSQEEGTVDKRILVDSDLAVAKDLVLARIRGSGLKEIEGPRLLYCLWRWKQWVSDDEPRDWVRGEIQDFPGAVRIAKAFTNPIHVSDGASSKIVKEFKLTQFEEFGVVEDLEAALAPIFSARTLEEFKKLGASERVAVEAFTKAMVRRKNGLPDDWRYDTTEDD
- a CDS encoding sigma-54 interaction domain-containing protein, which translates into the protein MGGALYDEIESALSLGEQRDLIGAAHLRVVALATSEDRLDKYLHAALDAIFQRGSADYLTVAVRDNLGQWSPIAEAGRRHPLPTPALVAAVDASEPVLAESWLTVALHGDKSLSLVLAVCSTPERIKTLQYRAALTAHLLGYGVGLIRERVARSARLKRLEQLLTIIESWQKTRDMHTLLTEMAEAAAELFGSERASIFLWDRPKKTLVGRPALGIEGGELRVPDDRGVVGHVVQTGEPRRVDELEKDEINRDIDQSLAFHTRNLLCVPLVGRRGRIFGAFELINKQLGNFTAEDQLGLTELAAHASSALENTQETERILASRNRLADAAAAAAELIGDCPAIATLRGTIRRVAESNLPVLVLGENGTGKEVVSQSIHFRSDRRAQPLVAVNCAAVPDTLLESELFGREKGAFTGADETRPGKFEMADGGTLFLDEIGDLSLAGQAKLLRVLEDQLILRVGGTTEIQVDVRIIAATNRDLGELVREKKFREDLFFRLHVVTIELPPLRERGADVITLANHFLHHFSLKTGRQTPTLADAAQRRLLAHPWPGNVRELRNTMERVIFLHSEEVIQPESLQFHSLDSHDDTPMNLPLNDATAEFQRRYIQRHVDAAQGNISAAAEKIGMHRSNLYRKMKQLEMLSDSTPGGASE
- a CDS encoding enoyl-ACP reductase; the protein is MQLFEGKKGLIVGVANNHSIAWAIAEQIMAGGGVCGFTHLPDKPDDERKKNRHRVGKLIDGNPNAKFLVPLDVQSNENIAEVMETAKQELGEIDFLLHSVAYASLEDLRVPTVECSREGFKLAMDISAYSMIAVTNAARPILSKNSSVCAMTYYGGERIVPGYNMMGVCKAALDSIVKYLAFDLGPDGVRVNAISAGPLKTLASSAVGAKGMTDLYAAVSPLGDNITHEQVGKAGAYLLSDMSQGVTAEILHVDGGYNQMGSPGRLLDSYAEMIAKLK